One Thunnus maccoyii chromosome 14, fThuMac1.1, whole genome shotgun sequence genomic window carries:
- the sptlc3 gene encoding serine palmitoyltransferase 3 isoform X3, translating into MYVAVMTYLGFGIVTLFGYLRDFLRAVGLEKCHVAQEREEQKDFVPLYQDFENFYTRNLYMRVRDNWNRPICSLPGPVFDLMERVSDDYNWTFRLTGKTIHSVINMGSYNYLGFAENNADFLKTVADKMHQYGVGVCSTRQEIGNLNIHEELEQLVASFLRVESSMTFGMGFATNSMNIPALVGKGCLILSDELNHTSLILGARLSGATIRVFKHNNMHSLEKMLREAVCSGQPRTHRPWKKILIMVEGIYSMEGSVVRLPEIIALKKKYKAYLYLDEAHSIGAVGPTGRGVTELFDVNPADVDVMMGTFTKSFGAAGGYIAGKKGLVDYLRSHSHSGVYASAMSPPVTEQIIRAMKCIMGKDGSSEGIRRIRQLAENTRYFRARLKEMGFIIYGNDDSPVVPILLYMPGKVVAFSREMLERKIGVVVVGFPATPITEARARFCVSAAHTRAMLDQVLHHLNEVGDALCLKFSRQKYSSCPDLYDETDFELDS; encoded by the exons ATGTACGTGGCTGTCATGACATACCTGGGCTTTGGTATTGTCACCCTGTTTGGCTACCTCAGAGACTTCCTCAGAGCTGTGGGCTTAGAGAAGTGCCATGTCGCCCAGGAAAGAGAGGAACAGAAG GATTTCGTACCACTTTATCAAGATTTTGAGAACTTCTACACTCGAAACTTGTACATGAGGGTACGAGACAACTGGAACCGTCCCATATGCAGCCTGCCAGGACCTGTCTTTGACCTGATGGAGAGAGTTTCTGATGACTACAACTGGACATTCAG ATTAACTGGGAAGACGATACATAGTGTCATCAACATGGGCTCCTACAACTACCTCGGTTTTGCTGAGAACAACGCTGATTTCCTGAAAACTGTGGCAGACAAAATGCACCAGTATGGGGTTGGGGTTTGCAGCACAAGGCAGGAAATTG GTAACCTTAACATCCATGAAGAGCTGGAGCAACTAGTGGCCAGTTTCCTGAGAGTAGAGTCTTCTATGACTTTTGGGATGGGTTTTGCCACCAACTCGATGAACATTCCAGCACTTGTTGGGAAG GGCTGTTTGATACTGAGTGACGAGCTCAATCACACCTCTCTCATCTTAGGGGCTAGACTCTCAGGAGCGACCATCCGTGTGTTCAAACACAACA acATGCACAGTCTGGAGAAGATGCTAAGAGAGGCGGTTTGCTCAGGGCAGCCTCGGACTCACAGACCCTGGAAGAAGATCCTCATCATGGTGGAAGGCATCTATAG CATGGAGGGCTCAGTGGTGCGACTTCCTGAGATCATCGCTCTGAAGAAAAAGTATAAAGCATATCTGTACTTGGATGAGGCCCACAGCATTGGAGCAGTGGGACCTACAGGGAGGGGCGTGACCGAGCTGTTTGATGTGAACCCAGCTGATGTGGATGTGATGATGGGCACCTTCACCAAGAGCTTTGGGGCTGCTGGAGGCTACATCGCAGGGAAAAAG GGGCTGGTAGACTACCTGCGCAGCCATTCTCATAGTGGAGTATACGCCTCGGCCATGTCTCCTCCTGTCACTGAGCAGATCATACGTGCCATgaagtgcatcatgggaaaagACGGGAGCTCAGAGG GTATTAGACGGATCCGCCAACTGGCAGAGAACACCAGATACTTCAGGGCCAGACTGAAGGAGATGGGCTTCATCATCTACGGCAATGATGACTCACCTGTGGTTCCAATCCTGCTCTACATGCCAGGCAAAGTGGT GGCTTTTTCTCGAGAAATGCTGGAGAGGAAAATTGGTGTAGTTGTAGTCGGCTTTCCAGCCACGCCGATTACAGAAGCCCGAGCTcgtttctgtgtgtctgcagcacaCACCAGAGCCATGCTggaccag GTGCTGCACCATCTGAACGAAGTGGGAGACGCTCTCTGTCTGAAGTTCTCACGACAGAAATATTCCTCCTGTCCTGACCTCTATGATGAGACAGACTTTGAGCTGGACAGCTGA
- the sptlc3 gene encoding serine palmitoyltransferase 3 isoform X1 yields MARIAADGNLKSHLNQNGLRCEDIKKNGYHYMREKNGPGTGVASRQHRQESFEQAPMYVAVMTYLGFGIVTLFGYLRDFLRAVGLEKCHVAQEREEQKDFVPLYQDFENFYTRNLYMRVRDNWNRPICSLPGPVFDLMERVSDDYNWTFRLTGKTIHSVINMGSYNYLGFAENNADFLKTVADKMHQYGVGVCSTRQEIGNLNIHEELEQLVASFLRVESSMTFGMGFATNSMNIPALVGKGCLILSDELNHTSLILGARLSGATIRVFKHNNMHSLEKMLREAVCSGQPRTHRPWKKILIMVEGIYSMEGSVVRLPEIIALKKKYKAYLYLDEAHSIGAVGPTGRGVTELFDVNPADVDVMMGTFTKSFGAAGGYIAGKKGLVDYLRSHSHSGVYASAMSPPVTEQIIRAMKCIMGKDGSSEGIRRIRQLAENTRYFRARLKEMGFIIYGNDDSPVVPILLYMPGKVVAFSREMLERKIGVVVVGFPATPITEARARFCVSAAHTRAMLDQVLHHLNEVGDALCLKFSRQKYSSCPDLYDETDFELDS; encoded by the exons ATGGCAAGAATAGCTGCTGACGGCaacttaaaatcacatttaaaccAGAATGGACTGAGATGTGAGGATATCAAGAAAAATGGCTATCACTACATGAGAGAG AAAAATGGCCCAGGGACTGGAGTCGCCTCCAGGCAGCACAGGCAGGAGTCCTTTGAACAGGCGCCCATGTACGTGGCTGTCATGACATACCTGGGCTTTGGTATTGTCACCCTGTTTGGCTACCTCAGAGACTTCCTCAGAGCTGTGGGCTTAGAGAAGTGCCATGTCGCCCAGGAAAGAGAGGAACAGAAG GATTTCGTACCACTTTATCAAGATTTTGAGAACTTCTACACTCGAAACTTGTACATGAGGGTACGAGACAACTGGAACCGTCCCATATGCAGCCTGCCAGGACCTGTCTTTGACCTGATGGAGAGAGTTTCTGATGACTACAACTGGACATTCAG ATTAACTGGGAAGACGATACATAGTGTCATCAACATGGGCTCCTACAACTACCTCGGTTTTGCTGAGAACAACGCTGATTTCCTGAAAACTGTGGCAGACAAAATGCACCAGTATGGGGTTGGGGTTTGCAGCACAAGGCAGGAAATTG GTAACCTTAACATCCATGAAGAGCTGGAGCAACTAGTGGCCAGTTTCCTGAGAGTAGAGTCTTCTATGACTTTTGGGATGGGTTTTGCCACCAACTCGATGAACATTCCAGCACTTGTTGGGAAG GGCTGTTTGATACTGAGTGACGAGCTCAATCACACCTCTCTCATCTTAGGGGCTAGACTCTCAGGAGCGACCATCCGTGTGTTCAAACACAACA acATGCACAGTCTGGAGAAGATGCTAAGAGAGGCGGTTTGCTCAGGGCAGCCTCGGACTCACAGACCCTGGAAGAAGATCCTCATCATGGTGGAAGGCATCTATAG CATGGAGGGCTCAGTGGTGCGACTTCCTGAGATCATCGCTCTGAAGAAAAAGTATAAAGCATATCTGTACTTGGATGAGGCCCACAGCATTGGAGCAGTGGGACCTACAGGGAGGGGCGTGACCGAGCTGTTTGATGTGAACCCAGCTGATGTGGATGTGATGATGGGCACCTTCACCAAGAGCTTTGGGGCTGCTGGAGGCTACATCGCAGGGAAAAAG GGGCTGGTAGACTACCTGCGCAGCCATTCTCATAGTGGAGTATACGCCTCGGCCATGTCTCCTCCTGTCACTGAGCAGATCATACGTGCCATgaagtgcatcatgggaaaagACGGGAGCTCAGAGG GTATTAGACGGATCCGCCAACTGGCAGAGAACACCAGATACTTCAGGGCCAGACTGAAGGAGATGGGCTTCATCATCTACGGCAATGATGACTCACCTGTGGTTCCAATCCTGCTCTACATGCCAGGCAAAGTGGT GGCTTTTTCTCGAGAAATGCTGGAGAGGAAAATTGGTGTAGTTGTAGTCGGCTTTCCAGCCACGCCGATTACAGAAGCCCGAGCTcgtttctgtgtgtctgcagcacaCACCAGAGCCATGCTggaccag GTGCTGCACCATCTGAACGAAGTGGGAGACGCTCTCTGTCTGAAGTTCTCACGACAGAAATATTCCTCCTGTCCTGACCTCTATGATGAGACAGACTTTGAGCTGGACAGCTGA
- the sptlc3 gene encoding serine palmitoyltransferase 3 isoform X2 yields MSDPALKAGFLGQKNGPGTGVASRQHRQESFEQAPMYVAVMTYLGFGIVTLFGYLRDFLRAVGLEKCHVAQEREEQKDFVPLYQDFENFYTRNLYMRVRDNWNRPICSLPGPVFDLMERVSDDYNWTFRLTGKTIHSVINMGSYNYLGFAENNADFLKTVADKMHQYGVGVCSTRQEIGNLNIHEELEQLVASFLRVESSMTFGMGFATNSMNIPALVGKGCLILSDELNHTSLILGARLSGATIRVFKHNNMHSLEKMLREAVCSGQPRTHRPWKKILIMVEGIYSMEGSVVRLPEIIALKKKYKAYLYLDEAHSIGAVGPTGRGVTELFDVNPADVDVMMGTFTKSFGAAGGYIAGKKGLVDYLRSHSHSGVYASAMSPPVTEQIIRAMKCIMGKDGSSEGIRRIRQLAENTRYFRARLKEMGFIIYGNDDSPVVPILLYMPGKVVAFSREMLERKIGVVVVGFPATPITEARARFCVSAAHTRAMLDQVLHHLNEVGDALCLKFSRQKYSSCPDLYDETDFELDS; encoded by the exons ATGAGCGACCCCGCCCTGAAAGCAGGTTTTCTTGGTCAG AAAAATGGCCCAGGGACTGGAGTCGCCTCCAGGCAGCACAGGCAGGAGTCCTTTGAACAGGCGCCCATGTACGTGGCTGTCATGACATACCTGGGCTTTGGTATTGTCACCCTGTTTGGCTACCTCAGAGACTTCCTCAGAGCTGTGGGCTTAGAGAAGTGCCATGTCGCCCAGGAAAGAGAGGAACAGAAG GATTTCGTACCACTTTATCAAGATTTTGAGAACTTCTACACTCGAAACTTGTACATGAGGGTACGAGACAACTGGAACCGTCCCATATGCAGCCTGCCAGGACCTGTCTTTGACCTGATGGAGAGAGTTTCTGATGACTACAACTGGACATTCAG ATTAACTGGGAAGACGATACATAGTGTCATCAACATGGGCTCCTACAACTACCTCGGTTTTGCTGAGAACAACGCTGATTTCCTGAAAACTGTGGCAGACAAAATGCACCAGTATGGGGTTGGGGTTTGCAGCACAAGGCAGGAAATTG GTAACCTTAACATCCATGAAGAGCTGGAGCAACTAGTGGCCAGTTTCCTGAGAGTAGAGTCTTCTATGACTTTTGGGATGGGTTTTGCCACCAACTCGATGAACATTCCAGCACTTGTTGGGAAG GGCTGTTTGATACTGAGTGACGAGCTCAATCACACCTCTCTCATCTTAGGGGCTAGACTCTCAGGAGCGACCATCCGTGTGTTCAAACACAACA acATGCACAGTCTGGAGAAGATGCTAAGAGAGGCGGTTTGCTCAGGGCAGCCTCGGACTCACAGACCCTGGAAGAAGATCCTCATCATGGTGGAAGGCATCTATAG CATGGAGGGCTCAGTGGTGCGACTTCCTGAGATCATCGCTCTGAAGAAAAAGTATAAAGCATATCTGTACTTGGATGAGGCCCACAGCATTGGAGCAGTGGGACCTACAGGGAGGGGCGTGACCGAGCTGTTTGATGTGAACCCAGCTGATGTGGATGTGATGATGGGCACCTTCACCAAGAGCTTTGGGGCTGCTGGAGGCTACATCGCAGGGAAAAAG GGGCTGGTAGACTACCTGCGCAGCCATTCTCATAGTGGAGTATACGCCTCGGCCATGTCTCCTCCTGTCACTGAGCAGATCATACGTGCCATgaagtgcatcatgggaaaagACGGGAGCTCAGAGG GTATTAGACGGATCCGCCAACTGGCAGAGAACACCAGATACTTCAGGGCCAGACTGAAGGAGATGGGCTTCATCATCTACGGCAATGATGACTCACCTGTGGTTCCAATCCTGCTCTACATGCCAGGCAAAGTGGT GGCTTTTTCTCGAGAAATGCTGGAGAGGAAAATTGGTGTAGTTGTAGTCGGCTTTCCAGCCACGCCGATTACAGAAGCCCGAGCTcgtttctgtgtgtctgcagcacaCACCAGAGCCATGCTggaccag GTGCTGCACCATCTGAACGAAGTGGGAGACGCTCTCTGTCTGAAGTTCTCACGACAGAAATATTCCTCCTGTCCTGACCTCTATGATGAGACAGACTTTGAGCTGGACAGCTGA